The following proteins come from a genomic window of Edaphobacter sp. 4G125:
- a CDS encoding response regulator transcription factor produces MRVLIVDDDAALGLFLQKGLKLEGHEVEWVGDGQAGLEQMRECRPDLVVLDLSLPKRDGMEVLEEMQGRLDGTAVLVLTGRSMVEERVKCLNLGADDCLLKPFSFHELTARCRALLRRKERFADPVVRCGEVEVNRMERRVIRNGVAVELTGKEFSLLEYLVQRQGRCCSRAELLERVWQMSPDAGTNVVDVYVNYLRKKLNAAAGLREGGIDSVIETVRGEGYRICANPMTEKKQMARAEVLMMGAAWAGA; encoded by the coding sequence TGTGGATGATGATGCTGCCTTGGGGTTATTTCTGCAGAAAGGACTGAAGCTGGAAGGGCACGAGGTGGAGTGGGTGGGAGATGGTCAGGCTGGACTGGAGCAGATGCGCGAGTGTCGTCCGGACCTGGTGGTGCTGGACCTGAGTCTTCCGAAGCGGGATGGGATGGAGGTGCTGGAGGAAATGCAGGGGAGGCTCGACGGCACAGCTGTGTTAGTGCTGACGGGGCGAAGCATGGTGGAGGAGCGAGTGAAGTGTTTGAACCTTGGAGCGGATGACTGCTTGCTGAAACCCTTCAGCTTTCATGAACTGACGGCTCGGTGTCGAGCGCTGTTGAGGAGAAAGGAACGGTTTGCCGATCCGGTGGTCCGCTGTGGAGAGGTCGAAGTAAACCGTATGGAACGCCGGGTGATACGAAATGGCGTTGCGGTGGAGCTTACCGGGAAGGAGTTCAGTCTTCTTGAGTATCTGGTTCAGCGCCAGGGTCGTTGTTGCAGCCGAGCTGAGCTGTTGGAACGGGTTTGGCAGATGTCTCCGGATGCGGGGACGAATGTGGTGGATGTGTATGTGAATTATCTGCGTAAGAAGCTGAACGCCGCCGCGGGTTTGCGAGAAGGCGGTATCGACTCTGTGATCGAGACGGTTCGCGGAGAGGGATATCGCATATGCGCCAATCCCATGACGGAGAAGAAGCAGATGGCAAGGGCAGAAGTTTTGATGATGGGTGCAGCCTGGGCGGGGGCGTAA
- a CDS encoding sigma-54 dependent transcriptional regulator, producing the protein MMVEGAVIVDAGRSASAWLGTKAIRRIVLASADAGLRERLKRSLSGMRWEVYEATGGAEAMAKMDVVQPEALLVDSWLPDLEVGEFAVQVSALYPEVDMVRIDGSAEGRAKSPRRNELLHALREAQDVSGGDTAAWNAAPMVVPSGFCLMSEPVRRAEPTLALPEMVGESAVMRELSRLIRLVAPRSTTVLIEGETGSGKEVVAKAIHRLSDRASKAFVVLNCAAIPEALLEAELFGHTRGAFTGAVQSRTGRIEAAHGGTLFLDEIGEMPPALQAKMLRFLECGELQRVGDNESIRVDVRVIAATHQPLEKRSEEGAFRLDLYHRLAVFPIEVPALRDRMEDLELLAEHILTQMGQKMPRKKLCGAAMSRLGEHRWPGNVRELMHVLERATILAGDLPEISAEEIRFHKATR; encoded by the coding sequence ATGATGGTTGAGGGAGCTGTGATCGTAGATGCTGGGCGTTCGGCATCAGCATGGTTGGGGACGAAAGCCATCCGCAGGATCGTGCTGGCAAGCGCAGATGCAGGGCTTCGAGAGAGATTGAAGAGATCTCTAAGCGGGATGCGATGGGAAGTCTATGAGGCCACGGGCGGAGCAGAAGCGATGGCGAAGATGGATGTCGTACAGCCCGAGGCTCTGTTGGTCGATAGCTGGTTGCCGGATCTGGAGGTGGGTGAATTTGCAGTGCAGGTTTCTGCGCTCTATCCGGAGGTCGACATGGTGCGGATCGATGGAAGCGCAGAGGGGCGGGCGAAGAGTCCTCGGCGGAATGAGCTGCTGCACGCATTGCGTGAGGCGCAGGATGTTTCGGGAGGAGATACGGCGGCGTGGAATGCGGCTCCTATGGTAGTGCCGAGTGGGTTTTGTCTGATGAGCGAACCTGTTCGCCGGGCCGAGCCGACTTTGGCATTGCCGGAGATGGTGGGCGAAAGTGCTGTGATGCGCGAACTGTCGAGATTGATACGGCTGGTGGCGCCGAGGTCGACGACAGTGTTGATTGAGGGAGAAACAGGTTCGGGTAAAGAAGTAGTCGCCAAAGCGATCCATCGTTTGAGTGATCGTGCGAGTAAAGCTTTTGTGGTGTTGAACTGTGCTGCGATTCCAGAAGCTCTGTTGGAGGCAGAACTGTTTGGACATACGCGTGGCGCGTTCACCGGAGCTGTTCAGTCACGCACGGGGCGGATTGAAGCAGCACATGGAGGGACGCTCTTTCTGGACGAGATTGGGGAGATGCCGCCGGCGTTGCAGGCGAAGATGCTGCGCTTTTTGGAGTGCGGGGAATTGCAGCGAGTAGGAGACAATGAGTCGATCCGGGTGGACGTGCGCGTGATTGCGGCGACGCATCAACCGCTGGAGAAGAGATCAGAAGAAGGAGCGTTTCGCCTGGATCTTTATCATCGCCTGGCAGTGTTTCCGATTGAGGTTCCTGCGCTGCGAGACCGCATGGAGGATCTTGAGTTGCTCGCAGAGCATATTCTTACGCAGATGGGACAGAAGATGCCGCGCAAGAAACTTTGCGGGGCGGCCATGTCGCGGCTGGGAGAGCATCGATGGCCAGGAAATGTTCGTGAGCTGATGCATGTTCTGGAGCGGGCGACGATCCTGGCAGGCGATCTGCCGGAGATCAGTGCGGAGGAGATTCGCTTTCACAAGGCAACGAGGTAG
- a CDS encoding flagellar basal body rod protein FlgB encodes MQVTTPLSDALARYLDLTTQQMKFTAENIANVDTPGYKTKGFDFEQEFARQLDLSEVSKQVGVQGQEVDGLVSRPDGNNVSMDREGVQMAKAQLQFKLGVQLLKNEYSTVMSAIHAEAK; translated from the coding sequence ATGCAGGTGACGACTCCTTTGAGTGATGCGCTGGCGCGCTATCTGGATCTGACCACGCAGCAGATGAAGTTTACGGCGGAGAATATCGCCAACGTCGATACGCCGGGATATAAGACGAAGGGCTTCGACTTTGAGCAGGAGTTTGCGCGGCAGTTGGATCTGTCCGAAGTATCGAAACAAGTTGGGGTGCAAGGTCAGGAGGTTGACGGACTGGTATCGCGACCGGACGGAAACAATGTGTCGATGGACCGCGAGGGTGTGCAGATGGCGAAGGCGCAATTGCAGTTCAAGTTGGGAGTGCAGCTCCTGAAGAACGAGTATTCGACGGTAATGAGCGCGATTCATGCGGAGGCGAAGTAA
- the flgC gene encoding flagellar basal body rod protein FlgC: MNLFGVMDVSSSALKAERVRAEIVASNMANAETTRTSEGGPYQRHHVVFAAEEEGGFQHSLVSRLVGDGLPLHGVSLFGEGLTEAKSTPGGVAVASVIADNRAPLRRYDPQHPDAGPDGYVAYPDINPLTEMVDLMGATRSYGMNASAVQAEKNMVSSSLEILK, translated from the coding sequence ATGAACCTGTTTGGCGTGATGGATGTGAGCTCTTCAGCGCTGAAGGCCGAAAGAGTACGAGCCGAAATCGTAGCTTCGAACATGGCGAATGCGGAGACGACGCGAACTTCGGAGGGCGGTCCATATCAACGGCATCATGTGGTCTTTGCAGCAGAGGAAGAAGGTGGATTTCAACATTCGCTGGTGAGCCGCTTAGTTGGAGATGGCTTGCCTTTGCATGGAGTTTCACTGTTTGGAGAAGGGCTTACGGAGGCAAAGAGTACGCCGGGAGGAGTTGCAGTCGCAAGCGTGATTGCTGACAACCGCGCGCCGTTGCGGAGGTATGACCCACAGCATCCGGATGCTGGACCGGATGGATATGTAGCGTACCCGGACATCAATCCGCTGACGGAGATGGTGGACCTGATGGGTGCGACGAGATCGTACGGGATGAACGCTTCGGCGGTGCAGGCAGAGAAGAACATGGTGTCATCCTCGCTGGAGATTTTGAAGTAA
- the fliE gene encoding flagellar hook-basal body complex protein FliE: MVMGSTVAAATEMNSKAQGWKSSGDTGQNASMTTPFAGLLKSMVEQTSRLEQQASAAVTGLLNGEGGDIHQAMIATQKADMAFELALQVRNKAVGAYQQMMNMQF; encoded by the coding sequence ATGGTGATGGGGAGTACAGTTGCAGCGGCAACAGAGATGAATTCTAAAGCGCAGGGGTGGAAGTCCAGCGGCGATACCGGCCAGAATGCATCAATGACGACGCCCTTTGCAGGATTGTTGAAGTCGATGGTTGAGCAAACATCCAGGCTGGAACAGCAGGCTTCGGCTGCTGTTACAGGGCTCCTCAATGGTGAGGGAGGTGATATTCATCAGGCGATGATTGCAACCCAGAAGGCGGATATGGCATTCGAGCTTGCATTGCAGGTGAGAAATAAGGCTGTGGGCGCGTATCAGCAAATGATGAATATGCAGTTTTAG
- the fliF gene encoding flagellar basal-body MS-ring/collar protein FliF produces MSETTQEERSGLQRAAEPAMSIPGHTAVDRLTSIAGELWSKVSGLPTGKRTWLMASITFIAAVAIAMVWYAGRKDWRMLFTGLDGRDAQQVSQELASAGIPYQMTPDGGGIQVPAEMLDKARMEVAARGMPQTGRMGFELFDKPNWVGSEFDERVNYQRALEGELEHTISTLGVVRSARVHLVLPKQSLFTNEERAAKASVVLKLKRPTLGEEQADAIRSLVAGAVENLSPDDVNLVDADGRANLKPRSKGVVAAEVEQGMESKLVAMLEPLAGRDNVRATVNVSYEQGSEERTDEIYDPTQSAALSLQKSEQVSQQAQRAMGVPGTASNSPAGAPEGAVQGSQAAAAPGTPPLLQKQALPVYPQQGAGAGQSLREENGTYGVTKHTLHSEEGPGRVRRITAAIVVNDRNMVEGSGKTQHAVWKPRNAEEMRRLQELAQAAVGFDARRGDQVVVENVSFSSNAPEIKSPVIEQVMEQARSFARSQPSLGRTAIFGLCAILLVLCVLRPMARQVVATLREPALLPAGSERGMNEIHPGLPAVDEVNPFALPSKTKEQLQHQGVFERVADHIRREPVQSTRLLEAWIGSTEEMD; encoded by the coding sequence ATGTCAGAAACGACACAGGAAGAAAGATCAGGGTTGCAGCGAGCAGCGGAACCAGCCATGAGCATTCCAGGGCACACTGCTGTTGATCGACTTACGTCGATAGCGGGAGAGTTGTGGAGTAAGGTGTCGGGTCTACCCACAGGAAAGCGTACATGGCTGATGGCCTCGATTACCTTCATTGCAGCCGTGGCGATTGCCATGGTGTGGTATGCGGGCCGCAAAGACTGGAGGATGTTGTTTACGGGATTGGATGGCAGGGATGCACAACAGGTCTCGCAGGAATTGGCTTCAGCAGGGATTCCGTATCAGATGACACCGGATGGAGGAGGAATTCAAGTTCCGGCGGAGATGTTGGATAAGGCCCGGATGGAGGTTGCGGCGAGGGGAATGCCCCAGACCGGGAGGATGGGTTTCGAACTCTTCGACAAACCAAACTGGGTGGGCAGTGAGTTTGATGAGAGGGTGAACTATCAGCGTGCGTTGGAAGGGGAGTTGGAGCACACGATCAGTACTTTGGGAGTTGTGCGATCTGCGAGGGTGCACTTGGTTTTGCCGAAGCAGTCGCTGTTCACGAATGAGGAGAGAGCGGCAAAGGCCTCGGTCGTTTTGAAGTTGAAGCGTCCTACGTTGGGGGAGGAACAGGCGGACGCAATTCGAAGTCTGGTGGCGGGCGCTGTGGAGAACCTGAGTCCAGATGATGTGAACCTGGTGGATGCCGATGGTCGAGCCAACCTGAAGCCTAGATCCAAAGGTGTAGTTGCGGCCGAGGTAGAACAGGGGATGGAGAGCAAGCTTGTGGCGATGCTGGAGCCGCTGGCAGGAAGAGACAACGTTCGCGCAACGGTGAATGTGAGCTATGAACAGGGAAGTGAAGAGCGAACGGATGAGATCTATGACCCGACACAGTCAGCTGCGTTGAGTCTGCAGAAGAGCGAACAGGTTTCGCAGCAGGCGCAGAGAGCGATGGGAGTGCCGGGAACGGCGAGCAACTCTCCCGCGGGCGCTCCAGAAGGTGCTGTGCAGGGATCGCAGGCGGCAGCGGCACCGGGAACTCCTCCATTGCTGCAGAAGCAAGCATTACCCGTTTACCCACAACAGGGCGCGGGAGCAGGACAGAGTCTTCGTGAAGAGAACGGGACATATGGGGTGACAAAGCACACGCTCCATAGCGAGGAAGGTCCAGGAAGAGTACGCCGAATCACAGCGGCGATTGTGGTCAACGATCGAAACATGGTGGAGGGCTCTGGCAAGACACAACATGCCGTGTGGAAGCCGCGCAACGCGGAAGAGATGCGACGCCTGCAGGAGCTGGCGCAGGCCGCGGTCGGATTCGACGCGCGAAGAGGGGACCAGGTGGTGGTGGAGAATGTGAGCTTCAGTTCGAATGCACCCGAAATAAAGTCTCCTGTGATCGAGCAGGTGATGGAGCAGGCAAGATCGTTTGCGCGATCTCAGCCGAGCCTGGGCAGGACAGCGATCTTTGGACTGTGCGCGATTCTGCTCGTGCTTTGCGTGTTACGGCCGATGGCGAGACAAGTGGTTGCTACGCTGCGTGAGCCTGCGTTGCTTCCTGCGGGCAGTGAGAGGGGGATGAATGAGATTCATCCAGGGCTTCCAGCGGTGGATGAAGTGAATCCGTTTGCCCTGCCGAGTAAGACAAAAGAGCAGCTTCAGCATCAGGGAGTTTTTGAGAGGGTGGCAGATCACATCCGCCGGGAACCGGTGCAGAGTACGCGACTGTTGGAGGCTTGGATTGGATCAACGGAGGAGATGGATTGA
- the fliG gene encoding flagellar motor switch protein FliG: MANRGAAVHTQMEQRALMLPESSGFEPLDAPGLRKAAILMVALGDELAKTLFQSLSESDVHRVTEEITRLGEIRAQHLTQVLTEFYGLLETQQYMVRGGPEYALRVLTEAFGPSKAEALLAQVKRIRDRANGDMAALQKMDPQQLSKFLENEHPQTIALVLAHVDAKRGSTILMQLQPIMRVDVVKRLAEMRQFSAEMAQKVALVLHQRMEGMGNGGRKSYSGVKAVAELLNRVDQTASKVILEEIEQEEPKMAIGIRNLMFTFEDLLTVPAESIREFVASADKRVLAMALKGGRENLKAHLFKAMSSRAVEMLKEDMEVMGPVRMKEVALAQQELLALARQLESEGRMMLKMEADDDLAV, from the coding sequence ATGGCAAATCGAGGAGCGGCAGTCCATACACAGATGGAGCAGCGCGCGCTGATGCTTCCAGAGTCTTCCGGGTTTGAACCACTGGATGCTCCTGGGTTGCGGAAGGCAGCCATCCTGATGGTGGCGTTGGGTGATGAACTGGCCAAGACGCTCTTTCAGAGCCTTTCAGAGAGCGATGTTCATCGTGTTACGGAAGAGATTACGCGGCTTGGAGAAATTCGTGCGCAACACCTTACGCAGGTACTGACGGAGTTCTACGGGTTGCTGGAGACGCAGCAGTACATGGTTCGAGGCGGACCGGAGTACGCGTTGCGAGTATTGACGGAAGCGTTTGGTCCTTCGAAGGCTGAGGCGCTGTTGGCGCAAGTGAAACGCATTCGCGATCGCGCGAATGGAGATATGGCTGCCTTGCAGAAGATGGACCCACAGCAGCTGAGCAAGTTTCTTGAGAATGAGCATCCGCAGACGATCGCTTTGGTGCTTGCCCATGTAGATGCGAAGCGTGGTTCGACGATCCTGATGCAACTGCAACCCATAATGCGTGTGGACGTTGTGAAACGACTGGCGGAGATGAGACAGTTTTCGGCGGAGATGGCGCAAAAGGTGGCTCTGGTATTGCATCAGCGGATGGAAGGGATGGGGAATGGGGGGAGGAAGTCTTACTCCGGCGTGAAGGCCGTTGCCGAACTACTGAATCGCGTAGACCAGACGGCGAGCAAGGTGATTTTGGAAGAGATCGAGCAGGAAGAACCAAAAATGGCGATCGGGATACGAAACCTGATGTTCACTTTTGAGGACCTGCTGACGGTTCCTGCTGAAAGCATTCGCGAGTTTGTTGCGTCAGCCGACAAACGAGTTCTGGCGATGGCTCTTAAAGGCGGCCGGGAAAACCTGAAGGCTCATCTGTTCAAGGCGATGAGTTCGCGCGCTGTTGAGATGCTAAAGGAAGACATGGAGGTGATGGGGCCAGTGCGGATGAAAGAAGTCGCGCTGGCGCAGCAGGAATTGTTGGCGCTGGCCCGTCAGTTGGAGAGCGAGGGAAGGATGATGCTGAAGATGGAGGCAGATGATGATCTTGCCGTCTGA
- a CDS encoding FliH/SctL family protein — translation MMILPSELLSERFEVVSREIAPLEFKDLQAAGLESDQTTSKDLELEYPGKSACEELEEKLHFEQERREQLVEQVRQETQNHTALMQEMEAKVTSIHEKVEEVCGQFFKERGKYFADIEAEVVRLALAVASRILYREVLLDPLLLRGSVRVALEKLKENSGVSLRVPNTQEEDWRSLLEGTAGREITVVADSTMQAGECLLETSVGRVDLGIQAQLEEIERGFFDLLQQRPA, via the coding sequence ATGATGATCTTGCCGTCTGAGCTTCTATCGGAACGTTTTGAAGTAGTTTCGCGAGAGATCGCTCCTCTCGAATTTAAAGATCTGCAAGCCGCGGGATTAGAGAGCGATCAGACGACGAGCAAAGATCTGGAATTGGAGTATCCGGGGAAGAGCGCCTGTGAAGAACTTGAAGAAAAGTTGCACTTTGAGCAAGAGAGGAGAGAGCAGCTTGTTGAGCAGGTTAGACAAGAGACTCAGAACCATACTGCATTGATGCAGGAGATGGAAGCCAAGGTAACTTCCATTCACGAAAAGGTAGAAGAGGTGTGCGGCCAGTTCTTTAAAGAGCGTGGGAAGTACTTTGCAGACATAGAAGCCGAGGTTGTGCGACTGGCTTTGGCGGTTGCGTCCCGGATTCTTTATCGAGAGGTGCTGCTGGACCCTCTCTTACTGCGAGGCTCAGTTCGGGTGGCCCTGGAGAAATTAAAAGAGAACAGTGGCGTTTCACTGCGGGTTCCGAACACTCAAGAAGAGGATTGGCGGAGCTTGCTTGAGGGGACAGCGGGAAGAGAGATTACGGTGGTTGCGGATTCCACCATGCAGGCGGGGGAGTGTTTGCTGGAGACGAGCGTAGGCCGGGTGGATCTTGGGATACAGGCACAATTAGAAGAGATAGAGCGCGGTTTTTTTGATCTGTTGCAGCAGAGGCCGGCGTGA
- a CDS encoding FliI/YscN family ATPase, with amino-acid sequence MKSEQQRTENAILSPYFARLEAKSSWRWMGRIVEATGQTVESEGPPCSVGECCEIFDTEGKLHRAEVIGFREQHVLAMPLEAPQGIRYGDTVVALETTPRIGVSEGMEGRILDALGAPLDSLPPVRASRLWPLDGTIPHPMKRVPIHEPMSTGIRALDGMLTIGRGQRIGIFGGSGVGKSTLIGMMTRNTTADLTVVGLVGERGREVREFVDDSLGPEGMRRAVVVVSSSDQSPLLRMRAALTATSIAEFYASQGKHVLLVLDSLTRYAMAAREIGLAAGEPPATKGYTPSVFTRVARLVERTGNFEQGSITAFYTVLMEGDDQQDPIVDAVRSFVDGHVVLSRSMASAGWYPPIHVLDSLSRLMPEVTSREHRMRAGAVRRLLAAHSRSEDLIRIGAYKAGADAELDQALRAMPLLREFLEQDIGERSNMEETVQRLLDMEL; translated from the coding sequence GTGAAGAGTGAACAGCAAAGAACAGAGAACGCGATTCTGTCGCCTTATTTTGCGAGATTAGAGGCGAAATCTTCGTGGCGGTGGATGGGGCGCATCGTAGAGGCCACTGGACAGACTGTGGAGTCGGAGGGACCTCCGTGTTCTGTGGGTGAGTGTTGCGAGATCTTTGATACAGAAGGCAAGCTTCATCGAGCTGAGGTGATTGGTTTTCGAGAGCAGCATGTGCTGGCGATGCCATTGGAAGCCCCTCAAGGTATTCGGTATGGAGATACGGTAGTTGCGTTGGAAACGACACCACGGATCGGCGTGAGTGAAGGTATGGAGGGAAGAATTCTGGACGCGCTCGGCGCTCCATTGGATTCTCTTCCGCCTGTACGTGCCAGTAGGTTGTGGCCGTTGGACGGCACCATTCCTCATCCGATGAAACGTGTACCGATTCATGAGCCGATGAGCACAGGGATTCGGGCGTTGGATGGGATGTTGACGATTGGGCGGGGTCAGAGGATCGGTATCTTTGGCGGCTCGGGAGTGGGAAAGAGCACGCTGATTGGGATGATGACGCGGAACACGACCGCAGATTTGACCGTTGTAGGACTGGTGGGAGAGCGCGGACGGGAGGTTCGTGAGTTTGTCGATGATTCCCTGGGGCCGGAAGGAATGCGCCGTGCCGTAGTGGTGGTATCAAGCTCGGACCAGAGCCCGTTGTTGCGAATGCGCGCGGCGCTCACAGCAACATCGATTGCAGAGTTTTATGCATCCCAGGGCAAACATGTGCTCTTGGTGCTGGACTCGCTGACGCGATATGCCATGGCTGCTCGCGAGATTGGGTTGGCGGCAGGAGAGCCGCCTGCCACCAAAGGTTATACCCCATCGGTATTTACGCGGGTCGCGAGACTTGTGGAGCGCACCGGGAATTTTGAGCAGGGAAGCATTACTGCTTTTTATACGGTGTTGATGGAAGGCGATGATCAGCAGGACCCAATCGTGGATGCTGTCCGATCCTTTGTGGATGGTCACGTCGTTTTGTCGAGATCCATGGCCTCAGCAGGATGGTATCCGCCCATCCATGTATTGGATTCACTGAGTCGTTTGATGCCTGAGGTCACGAGCCGTGAGCACAGGATGCGGGCAGGAGCGGTGCGGAGGCTATTGGCTGCGCATTCGCGGTCTGAAGACCTGATCCGGATTGGGGCATATAAGGCTGGAGCGGATGCAGAGTTAGACCAGGCCTTGCGGGCGATGCCATTGTTGCGTGAATTCCTGGAACAGGACATCGGGGAACGTTCCAACATGGAAGAAACGGTGCAGCGTCTGTTGGATATGGAGCTTTGA
- a CDS encoding flagellar hook assembly protein FlgD, protein MDLSQLNSFTDHEGAANRVASALVPRAQTTTTKDTTGNGIGSPSTDNSTITANDFLTLLVTELKNQDPTQPTDPNAYIQQLVGVNSLQQLIEINKGIGSLNSTVTGE, encoded by the coding sequence ATGGATTTATCACAACTTAATTCGTTTACGGACCATGAGGGGGCGGCAAATCGCGTTGCTTCCGCGCTGGTTCCAAGGGCGCAAACAACGACTACGAAGGATACAACCGGCAATGGAATCGGGAGTCCTTCGACGGATAACTCAACCATTACGGCGAATGATTTTCTGACGCTTCTTGTTACCGAGCTGAAGAACCAGGACCCGACACAGCCGACTGATCCGAATGCTTATATCCAGCAGCTTGTTGGAGTGAATAGTCTGCAACAGCTGATTGAGATCAATAAGGGAATTGGATCGCTGAATAGCACTGTAACCGGCGAATAA
- a CDS encoding flagellar hook protein FlgE: MGSFSIALSGLQADTVSLNTIGNNLANLNTTAYKNQGTTFEDLFYQQIGTSGSNNPLQVGVGTRVSGTATDFTQGTLLPTGQPNDMALSGNGFFVVQQNGVPQLTRAGNFQLNQQGSLITVNGANVMGYPAQNGVVNVNAGLVPIVLPVGVTQAAQATQSVSITANLNAGATVGTAFTTPVTIYDSLGKSHALTVTYTKTGLNTWDYSVQMPAGEATGAPLNNIGTLTFDSNGNLTSPTGTISNITFPGLADGASDLSFNWNLASGGNPTITQTTAPSTTGAALQDGYASGNYSGFTVDQNGVVTAKFDNNHTQVVGQVAVATVTNTQGLVMMGHNNFATTAASGAAVVGVAGTGGRGTIEDSTLEQSNVDISTEFANLIVAQRSFEANSKTITTFDAVTQATLGMIR; encoded by the coding sequence ATGGGTTCGTTTTCTATTGCACTGAGTGGTTTGCAGGCCGATACAGTTTCGTTGAACACGATCGGAAACAATCTGGCTAACCTCAATACAACGGCATACAAAAATCAGGGCACCACATTTGAGGACTTGTTTTATCAGCAGATTGGAACTTCTGGTTCCAATAATCCTCTCCAGGTCGGTGTGGGGACGAGAGTCTCTGGAACTGCAACAGACTTTACGCAGGGGACCTTACTGCCGACAGGACAGCCCAACGACATGGCGTTGAGTGGGAATGGCTTTTTTGTAGTGCAGCAGAACGGAGTACCGCAACTGACGCGCGCTGGAAACTTTCAATTGAACCAGCAGGGTTCCCTGATCACGGTGAATGGAGCAAATGTAATGGGGTATCCCGCGCAAAATGGCGTGGTGAATGTGAATGCGGGACTTGTTCCGATCGTTCTTCCGGTAGGTGTAACGCAGGCTGCGCAGGCAACACAGAGTGTTTCGATTACGGCGAATCTGAATGCGGGGGCGACGGTAGGAACGGCATTTACAACACCGGTGACGATTTATGACTCTCTGGGAAAGAGTCACGCCCTCACTGTGACCTACACGAAAACTGGGCTGAACACATGGGACTACAGCGTGCAAATGCCTGCAGGCGAAGCGACGGGAGCTCCATTGAATAACATCGGTACGCTGACCTTCGATTCGAATGGGAACCTCACCTCACCAACAGGAACAATCAGCAATATTACGTTTCCTGGGCTCGCGGATGGTGCAAGTGACCTCAGCTTTAATTGGAACCTGGCCAGCGGCGGGAATCCGACAATCACGCAAACTACGGCTCCATCGACGACTGGCGCAGCCCTGCAGGATGGATATGCCAGCGGAAACTATTCTGGCTTTACGGTAGACCAGAATGGTGTGGTTACGGCGAAGTTTGATAACAACCATACCCAGGTTGTCGGCCAGGTGGCTGTGGCTACAGTAACCAACACGCAGGGCCTGGTGATGATGGGACATAACAACTTTGCGACTACGGCAGCATCAGGAGCAGCCGTGGTTGGAGTTGCAGGGACCGGAGGGCGCGGTACGATCGAGGATTCGACGTTGGAGCAATCCAATGTGGATATTTCTACGGAATTTGCAAACCTGATTGTCGCGCAACGGTCATTCGAGGCGAATTCAAAGACGATTACAACCTTTGATGCCGTGACACAGGCGACGCTGGGAATGATCCGATAA
- a CDS encoding flagellar basal body-associated FliL family protein, producing MATTPPVIQAKITSDPVKIPFFPLLITVVIGVAVATASVGGVVYYLLRSGKLSLQREIAVTQGADKAKSHLVVLEPLLVNLADSSGTAYLRAGITLQVADSEPGTGSKKAGIAGTEKEADVAIRDTALTVLGKQTSDQLLAVGGKERLKNDLKTALAERNTGLKVVDLFFTEFLVQR from the coding sequence ATGGCGACAACACCTCCTGTTATTCAAGCAAAGATCACCTCCGATCCTGTAAAGATTCCATTTTTCCCATTGCTCATCACCGTTGTGATTGGTGTGGCGGTGGCAACTGCCTCGGTCGGAGGGGTGGTTTATTACTTGCTCCGTTCAGGGAAGCTATCGCTCCAGAGGGAAATTGCAGTTACGCAGGGAGCGGACAAGGCAAAAAGCCACTTGGTCGTTCTCGAACCTTTGCTGGTGAACTTGGCAGACAGCTCAGGAACCGCATATCTGAGGGCGGGAATCACGCTACAGGTGGCCGATAGCGAACCTGGAACGGGATCAAAGAAAGCCGGAATTGCGGGCACGGAGAAAGAAGCGGATGTTGCAATCCGAGATACGGCATTAACGGTTCTAGGAAAGCAGACATCGGACCAACTCCTAGCGGTCGGGGGAAAAGAGCGTTTGAAAAACGATCTCAAGACTGCTCTGGCGGAGCGCAATACGGGCCTCAAGGTTGTGGATCTCTTTTTTACGGAGTTCCTGGTGCAGCGTTAA
- a CDS encoding FliM/FliN family flagellar motor C-terminal domain-containing protein, with protein sequence MQTELVKTDAVGLESQPLPENDTQKGDVSRIPLERMEEHPLWALLSRMTVVAMAGIPLSEFKIGDLLRLKPGELIESDWQHTEDVPVRAGRVQVAWSEFEVADQRLMVRLTRLT encoded by the coding sequence ATGCAGACGGAGTTGGTCAAGACAGATGCTGTGGGACTGGAATCGCAACCACTACCCGAAAACGATACGCAGAAGGGGGATGTTTCTCGCATACCCCTCGAGCGGATGGAAGAGCACCCATTATGGGCGTTGTTATCGCGAATGACAGTTGTTGCGATGGCAGGGATTCCATTGAGCGAGTTCAAAATTGGCGATTTGTTGCGCTTGAAGCCAGGAGAGTTGATCGAGAGCGACTGGCAACACACCGAAGATGTCCCGGTTAGGGCTGGTCGTGTTCAGGTGGCCTGGAGCGAGTTTGAAGTTGCGGACCAGCGCTTGATGGTGCGGCTGACGAGATTGACGTAG